In Alteromonas macleodii, the sequence CTATCGAAAGTACCGACGGTAAGTTCAGTGGCTTTGTATTTAAGATTCAGGCCAACATGGACCCGAAACACCGTGACCGCATCGCATTCTGTCGTATTGTGTCGGGCAAGTACGAAAAAGGCATGAAAATGCGCAACAGCCGTTTAGGTAAAGATGTGCGTATTTCGGATGCATTGACCTTCTTGGCTGGTGACCGTTCATTGCTAGAAGAAGCCTATGCCGGCGATATCATCGGCTTGCACAATCACGGTACCATTCGCATAGGGGACACCTTCACGTCAGGCGATAACTACCGCTTTACGGGTATTCCAAACTTTGCGCCTGAGCTATTTAAACGCATCCGCTTGAAAGATCCGCTTAAGCAAAAGCAACTGCTGAAAGGGCTGATCCAGCTTTCTGAGGAAGGGGCGGTACAGGTGTTTAGACCGCTTGCCAACAACGATTTGATTGTGGGCGCAGTAGGTGTGCTTCAGTTTGACGTAGTTGTCGCTCGCTTGAAAGCCGAATACAACGTAGACGCGCTTTATGAGCATATTAACGTGAGCACTGCCCGCTGGGTTTACTCTGACAATGAGAAGAAGCTTGATGAATTCCGCCGTAAAGGTGAGCAAAATCTTGCACTAGATGGCGGCGATAACTTGACGTACATCGCACCTACTATGGTGAATTTACAGCTAGCGCAAGAGCGCTACCCTGATATTCAGTTCAAGAACACGCGCGAAAATTAAGCTAATAAAGATTAAACAAAGACACAATATATTATGAATATACATGCACTATTAGTTAACCGTTTCACTGAAGCTCTACAAGAAATGGGCGTAGAAAATGCGCCAGTGCCAGTTTCGCGCAGCGCTCGACCTGAATTTGGTGAATATCAGTTTAACGGCGCGATGGCGCTAGCCAAGCAGCTTAAGCAAAAGCCGCGCGATATTGCAGAGAAGATTGTTGATATCGTTAAACTTGACGATATTGCCAGTAAATTAGAAGTGGCTGGTCCTGGCTTTATTAACGTACATTTAAACGACGATTGGCTGTCTAATCAGTGTGAGCTATCGCTAACCGACCCGCGTTTAGGCATTGCTAAGTCAAAAGAACAGAACATTGTTGTTGATTACTCTTCTCCAAACCTAGCCAAAGAGATGCACGTGGGACACCTGCGTACTACCATCATCGGCGACGCTGTGGTTAAAGTACTGGAGTTCTTGGGCCACAACGTTATTCGTCAAAACCACATGGGCGACTGGGGCACTCAGTTCGGTATGTTGCTTGCGCACCTTTCAGACAAGCTTCAAGACGAAGTAGCTGAAACAGCGCTCTCTGATCTTGAAGACTTTTACCGCGAAGCCAAAGTACGTTTTGACGAAGAAGAAGGTTTTGCCGACCGCGCCCGTGAATACGTTGTTAAACTGCAGGGCGGCGACGCTCAGTGTTTGGCGCTGTGGGAAAAGTTCATTGACGTGTCTATCGCTCATTCTGAAGAAGTGTACGACAAACTAAACGTAAGCCTGACCCGTAAAGATATTATGGGTGAGTCAGCTTACAATGAAGATTTAGCAAACGTAATCAGCGACCTCAGAGAAAAAGGTATCGCTGTTGAAGACCAAGGCGCGCAGGTGGTGTTTATTCCTGAGCTTGCTGATAAAGAAGGCAACCCTGCGGTTTATATCGTTCAGAAGTCGGGTGGTGGCTATCTTTACGCAACTACTGACCTTGCAGCCATGCGCTATCGCAGCGGCAAGCTAAATGCTGACCGTACGCTTATTCTTACCGATGCTCGCCAAGCACTGCACTTCAAGCAAACTGAAATTGTAGGCCGCAAAGCAGGCTTTATGAAAGAAGAGCAAACTTACGAACATTGCCCGTTTGGTATGATGCTAGGCAGTGACGGTAAGCCATTTAAAACACGTACTGGCGGTACAGTTAAATTGGTTGAGTTACTTGATGAAGCCGTTGAACGTGCAGGTAAGTTAATTGCAGAGCGCGACAACGATTTAAGTGAAGACGAGCTTAAAGAGGTTGCCCGCAAGGTAGGTATTGGCGCTGTGAAATACGCTGACCTATCTAAAAACCGCACAACCGATTACATGTTCAATTGGGACTCAATGCTAAGTTTTGAAGGTAACACTGCGCCTTACCTTCAATATGCGTATACCCGAGTGAAAAGCTTGTTCAGAAAAGCGGGTGTGGATATGGCCACCATGCCAGTAGGTATCAATATTGCTGAGAAACAAGAGCACGCGCTAGCTGTATTACTTATGCAGTTTGAAGAGGTGATTGGTACAGTATCTCGTGAAGCCACGCCTCATGTACTGTGTACTTACCTCTATGATGTGGCTTCAGCATTTATGTCATTCTACGAAGCGTGCCCGATGCTAAAAGACGGTATTGAGCCAGCGGTGCGTGATAGTCGTTTAGCCTTGTCAGCTTTGGTTGCCAAGACGCTAGAGCAAGGATTAACCCTACTTGGCATTGAAACACTAGAAAAAATGTAGTGTTCGCGGTACAACATACATATTGATATTGAAAAGGCTGACAATGATTGTCAGCCTTTTTTTATGCAAAATAAAGAACGTCAAAAATACATTGTCCGTTTGCGCTAATCATGATCCTTATTTATCGATTAGAACCGATGGCGTAATAAATTCTTATAAAGTAAACGATAAAGACGACTCAAATTAACGACAGGAAATTCAAATGACCAAGATCCTTGCATTTGCAGGTAGTACCCGTAAAGGTTCATTCAACCAAGCTATTATGAAAGTTGCAGCTGAAGGCGCCCGCGAGGCTGGCGCAGAGGTTACCGTTATCGACCTGGCCGACTTTCAAATGCCATTATTTAATGAAGATGAGGAAGCCGAGTTTGGCATTCCTGAAAAAGCACAGGCGTTCAAAGAATTGCTAATGAGTCATGATGGTTTTCTAGTTGCCTCACCAGAATACAACTCTAGCTACCCAGCACTGCTCAAAAACGCCATTGACTGGGCATCACGCATGAGCGAAGGCGAAAAGCCACTGCAAGCGTATCGCGGTAAAGTAGCTGGTATTATGGCCGCATCGGCAGGCGGGCTGGGCGGTATGCGTGTGCTGGTGGTACTAAGAATGTTACTTGAGAACCTAGGTACTATGGTGCTGCCAAATCAAAAAGCTATAGCAAAAGTAAATACGCTTATGGATGAGGGCGTAATTACGGATGAAAAAACTATTAAGCAGCTAAAAAACTTGGGTAAAGAAACTGCCGAGTTGGCTGGTAAGCTAGCGAAATAATAGTCGTTGGTACAACATCTTATAGACACACAGAAAGCTCGGCTGCAAAATATTGCAGCCGAGCTTGAATTTAGTCTATGCCACGCTGTGTTTCCAAATAGCTAGCAAAACTGCCAAGCCAGTGGCTTCCCATGTAGTGCATATCACCAAACACCGCGTTTAATCCTGCATCACGATGTGCTTTTAGCGTTTTCTTCAGTACAGGTAAGCGTGCGTCATCGTTTGATAAAGCGCTTATAATGCCTTCAATCATCCACGCACGGCTGATATTAAGCCCGTCTAGGTGAGCGAGCTTACCATCCGTTTTGTCTGTAACAGTCGCAGGTGCTAGCCAACTTGAAGTTTCAGCGGTTAGGTCTGGAAAGAATGCTGAAAGCCATTGGCTGTAGTCTTTTTTAGCCATTACTCGGCGCATTAGGTCGGCTTCAGCCAAGCACGGTGATAGAAAATCCTGCCCTGAAGGCTCGTAGGCTAGGGGACATTGCTTATCAGCCTGGTAATATTCTTTTACTCTAGATGTAAGCAGTGCTTCAAAGTCCCTGTTATCTGCTACCTTCGCCCAGTCTAACATTAGTCCAAAAGCAAAGGCGGTTTGGCTGTGTTCACCCGTTCGAATAGGGTAAGCCAATTTAGGTAACCACGCATTTACTCTTGCCACAATTTCTTCCTCAAGTGGCAGTAGCGTGTCCAGCCATACCTCTGCTTCTGGAATTGATGATTGGCGTAGTTCCGCGGTTAATTGTAGAAACCAAGCAAGGCCATAGGGGCGCTCAAATGACGCATTGTTTTCGCGCTTCAGGCTAGCAAGTTCACCTTGAATGTTCTCTGCCGTAAAGCTGGTGTTGAGGCTTTTAATGATTAAATCTTTATCAACAGCGTCTTGCGCAGTATTTAACATTCTTACTAGGAGCCAATGGCCATGAACTGATGAGTGCCAGTCTAAACATCCGTAAAATGCGGGGTAGAGTTGACTTGGTGCCTTTACGTCATCGCCATTATTCATCATGTGTTTTACAACATTGGGAAACTCTTGATGAATACAATGGAGCGCGAGGTTAGCAAAAACGCTTTCGTAATTATTGTTAGGAACGCCAGTGGGAGCATTTGCTACTAAAGCTTGATTGGCACCGGCACTGCCCTTGTTGTTGGCTTCAACTGTCGGTGAACTACTAGCAAAGGCGTTGTGGGTGGCAAACGCTGTGGCAAATGCAAGGGTACAGCGAACAAGTTTTTTTATTTTGAACATAGTGTTGCGCACTTAATCAATGAGAAGTATATCGCCAATGTATAGTGATAAATGCTTTGAATAAAGTGCTGCGCGATACATAACGCCCCAGCACTTTAAACAGCAGCAACAGGCTTTTTTAAACCTTACGCACTAGCTCCGATGGCTTCTAGTTTGGCGGTGTATTCATCGAAAGAACCAATGGTCCTTTCTACCCAGCCAGCATTGTAATAGGTTTCACTATATCGCTCACCGCTGTCGCACATAAGCGTTACAATTGAGCCCGCTTCACCTCGCTGCTTCATTTGTTCAGCAATACTTAGTGCACCCCATAAGTTTGTGCCAGTAGAAGGGCCGGCTTTAATTCCCATGGTGTTGTTTAGCCAATGCATGGTTGCAATACTAGCCGTATCGGGAACAGCAATCATGTCGTCTATAACATCATGCTGAAAAGAGGCTTCAACTTTAGGACGTCCTATCCCTTCTATGCGGCTTCCTCGGGTAGCCGTAAGTGTATGATCCTTGTTTTTAAAGCTATCAAAGAATACGCTGAATTCAGGATCTACTACCACTAGCTGAGAAGAAAGACCTTTGTAGCGAATGTAGCGGCCTATGGTTGCTGATGTTCCGCCAGTACCAGCACTCATAACCACGGTGTGTGGAACAGGGTGGGGCTCGGCTTTCATTTGCTCAAAGATACTCTCAGCAATATTGTTATTTCCACGCCAGTCTGTAGCGCGCTCAGCGTAAAGGAACTGGTCCATAAAGTAGCCGTTAAGTTCTTTCGCTACCTTGGTGGCTTCGCTATGCATTTGTGTAGGGCAGTCAACGAAGTGACACTGTCCACCGTAGCGTTCAATAAGAGCTATTTTACTTTGGGCGGTAGATTTAGGCATGACGGCAACAAACGGAACGCCAATCATTTTAGCGAAGTAAGCTTCAGACACCGCTGTACTGCCTGAGGATGCTTCAACGACCGTGGTCCCTTCTACAATTTTTCCATTACACAGGGCGTACAGAAAAAGAGACCGGGCTAGACGGTGCTTTAGGCTGCCTGTCGGATGAGTGCTTTCATCTTTCAGATAGATATCAACATCTTTAAAGGCGATTTGCTCTAACTTGATTAAGTGCGTATCAGCCGAGCGTTGATAATCTGCATTGATAATATTTATCGCTTTTGAAACCCAGCTCTTCATAACCCTCTCTCTTTTACCTGAAATGCAACACGTTGAGCACGTTATTTAAAAATTAAACATAAAGCGTAGTTCGCTTGACGTTGGCTGTATAAGGCAAGAATTAGAATACCAGTGAAGATGGAGTATTTGATTTTATTATTTTAATAATAGAGGTTTGATGTGAAAAATATTTCTACCATGTGAATTTTTAAAAGAAATATATCGCATATTACACGGCGAACTCACTAACATGTACGCAAAATTCGAGCAACAGAGGTAGCACTAAACTTTCCCTCCCACAACCAACAAAGCCTAAAGCGGTAGCCTTCCGTTAGAAATAAGCCCCCAAATAACCCCAGCAAAGCCGCTGCCAATACCCAGTACTAAACATGCATAACCTAACACCTTCTCAGAAACGGTGGTTTTCCTTTTTGCTTTACCACTTTCATTGAATTCTGCATTTTCGTGAAGAAAAGCCATGTTTCTTACCATCAACATGAATAGACCAAAAGCAAATATAGTGTAAGTCACCACCGGCGCCACCCAATCAAGAGTCAGTTCATATGCTGCTGTAATAACCAGCCCCCAAAATAAAACCCAGGCTATAAGTTCGTTTCGATAGCGTTTCATAGTGCGTTTGCTGTCTTTGTCAGGCAAGTTAGACAGCGCCGTCTTCGATGACCAAATGATTACCAATACGGCCATAAATGCACCGATGAGCGACCCGCCCAATATACTTAATGCTTTCAACCAAAAACTACTTCCCGCTTTGCTTCCCGCCGGTATCGACGTTAGACTGCTCGATACCATAGCAGCGGCAACAGGCCCGCTTGGGGTGATTAACCCCAGAACCACAGCGCTAAAACCAATACTGGGGGCCGTACTGTAAATAGCACTACCTACGTGTTTTAGCATCTCACTTTTCAAAGCAACCCGCGCACGAGAGAGCTTTTTCCGTACGGAGGATTCAGTGAGGTTCAGCAATTGTGCCACCTGTTTGCTGGATTGCTCTTCACGATAGTAAAGCAGTACTATTTCTCTGCTTTCCTCAGAAAGCTGGTCGATAAATTGTGCAACTAGACGCTTGTGTTGTTCTTGACTAAGTTCTTCATATTGCACGTCATTGGCAGTCGCCATTTGCGCTAACAGTAAATTGGCTTCATCGGAATCTACACGGTCGTTTACTCTGTTGTCTCTAAGGAAGTTCAACGCCGCATATCGCGTGGTTTGCCTGAGCCAAGGCAAGAAACTTTCCGGCTTATTCAACTGTTTCAAATTTTGCCATACACTTACGAACACTTGCTGAGCTATTTCTTCGCTATCATCCACATCTTTCACAATTGCTAGCGCTATGGTACTTACCAAATTCTGTGAACGACAAATAATACGCTCGTAAGCTTGCTGATCGCCCTGTTGAGCCAAGATAATGTCGGCACTCTCGGCGTGTGCCATCTGACATTTCAACATCCTTATTTCTCCAAAAATGAGCGAATTTGATTCACTAACCATATCGGTTGGTCGTACATAATGAAATGACGCGCTTCTGTATTCATAACCACTTCAGCATTCTTTACATCAACAAATTGTTGTTCATATAAATACTGTGCGTGCTGGTATTGGGCATCGTCACTAAAGCCTCCAGATGCGCCCAGCATAAGTATATGGGTTTCGCTGTATTTTAGAGGCTGCCTGAGATCTCTTGTCATTACTTCATACATGGCATTTCCAGCCGTTGGCGGGTGAGATTTTTTTGCCATTTCGATGATGCGAGCTTGATCATCAGGCGATGTGGCTTGAATGAAAATACCGCGTTTTGTTTGCTCTGCCAATTGGTCAGGCTTCATTGCACTAAACATAGCCTTAAATACTTGGGCTTGCGGCTCAAGTTGGCTTACTTCAGTATCGTTACTGCGTGTAAAAACAGGCCCAATAAATGGCAAGCCATCTATTGATACCACTTTCCCAATTATCTCTTCATGCTCTGCAGCTAGGGTTAACGCTATTAACCCTCCCATGCTATGTCCAACGACATGAGGCTTGTTTCTTGTGTTGACTGCAATATAATCGCGAAGCTCCTTTATTAACTTGTCAAAATCAAATTCCCCGTTTTGAGGTGTGCCCCCAAAGCCCTTTATCGCAACAATATGAACATCAAACTGCGAACTAAAATGTTCTGTAATCCCCTCGTAAACCGACGCGTTCGACATCAAACCAGGGATAAAGATAATTGCTTTTTTATTCGAATTATTTGCGTGTTGTTCAACAATAGCAGTGCCTAGATTTGTAATACGCTCATCACTGTGTGTTGTGATAGTTTTGGCTTGTAACGCAGTTGGTATTACCACGCCTAAAATTAGCATAAATACAGCAAATATTTGCCAAAACCCAGTGGACTGAACCAAAGTCGTCCTCTTTAGACCCTGTAACAGCCATTTGCTCACATGTAAGACCCGTTTCATATTCGTATTCCTCTCGTTTATAAAAATGGACAGCAAATTATTTGCTGGACATATAACTAAGAAACACGGCAGGAGAAAAGTGTGACAACATTTTTGCTGGTAAGTCGGAAAAGCTATCCGTAATACATGAGGAGTGGATAAAAAGTGGGGGCAGAGTCTGAGGGAACCCCACAATTTTTATTCGCATTGAATACTTTAATAATGCAGTTATTTTTTAGAATAATCGTGCGCGAAAGTTTGAGAGATTAAAACTAATCCAAGGTTATAACGACAAGGGCAAAAAGATAGCCGAAAGGAAGGTAATTTTAGGAAAGGTTCATTGCACCTAACGCCAAACAGACCCTAGCTATTCTTCAGTACAAAAAAGTTCAGAATCCTCTTCTATATTGGTATCGTTAGCAAACGACTTTATTAAAAGGTAACAACATGAAAATTAGGGCGCTTTTCTTTGTCACAGCTCTTTTACCCGCATTATGTGTATCTCCGTTGGCTTATTCGAAAGAAGAGCAAATGCTAAAAGTTGCTACATTTAACGTAAGTATGGAAGCCACTAACTATAAAGCGTTGGGCATGAAGCCGAGCGACAAAGTACTTCAGCATGTTCTGTCTACGGGCGAGCACCCTCAAGTTAAAAATATTGCTGAAATTATTCAGCGTGTTAACCCTGATATTCTGATGCTGAATGAGTTTGACTACATTGCAGATAAGCGTAAAGGGGTGGGAGCGTTTATTAAGAATTACCTAAATGTTTCACAGCGTGGGCTCAAGCCAGTGGATTACCCTTATACCTATGTGGCGACAGTTAATACGGGCGAGCCCACCACCTTCGACTTAGACAACAATGGTAAGGCAGAAGGTTTTGGTGGGGATGCTTACGGCTTTGGGCTTTATCCTGGACAATACGGTATGGCGCTACTGTCAAAATACCCTATTGATGTGGATAGTATCCGTACCTTTCAGAAATTCAAATGGCACCATATGCCTCATCCCCAAGTACCTATTATTCCTGATGAAAATGGCAATGTGGACAGCGGCACCCCTTGGTACGATGTAAATGAGTGGGAGGCATTGAGGTTAAGCTCGAAGTCTCACTGGGACGTGCCAATCAATGTGGGTGATAAGACTGTACATGTGTTAGCCATGCACCCAACCCCACCGAATTTTGATGGAAACGAAGACAGAAACGGAAAGCGCAATTTCGATGAAATAAGGTTGATGGCGGATTACCTTTCTCCTGACAAAGGCACATATATCTATGATGACACGGGTGAGAAAGTTAGCCTATCAAACAATACGCGCTTTGTGCTAGTCGGCGATTTCAATGCTGCCGATATCGGGGACAAACATAGAGAAGGTGTAATAGAACAGCTTACTGAACACCCGCTTGTCAATAACGACACAATCCCAACAAGCGCAGGCGGCGCAGGCGCGTCAGGCGCTGCGTTTAGCAATCGTTTTACCGCCTATTGGGGCGCCAGAGCCGACTATGTTCTACCATCTCGATATGGATTCGATGTACATGATGTAGGCGTTTTTTGGCCAGCTAAAACGAGTGACCTGTATCGATTAGTTAAAGATCGTGCCGCCAGCTCAGATCATAGGCTAGTCTGGGTAAGCTTGTCGCTAGAACAAGATAAATAAAGCTCATTAATCGATTTCCCATTATTTACTTATTGTTTCATATCACTAGTAATGGCCGCGGCAAGCGGCCTTATGTAGCCTTATATAGCGTAATTTAGCCCAATTTAGTCTAGCTGCGTTTTTCGGTTTTGATCTGACACCGAATTAAATATTGTGAAGTAGGCAACTACCACTAAGTTAGCGACAAACCAAAGGTCTTTAATAACGAACTGCCCTAGACGGTTAACGATGGTGGCACTATTAAAGGTATCAGGCACGCTAAATAAAAACGTTTGAGTCATCAAAAATACGGATAAACAAGCGATTCCACTCGTAATGATCATTGGCTTGTTCTTAGTGTAAATACCTACGCCCAAAACAAGCGCAAAGAAGACGTCAAACCCACCAATTACATTCGATGCTCCCTGTACACTGAACACGTCATAAAGCCACGACATAAACGGCGAGGTTTCTACTAACCCAACAATTGCATTGGCTTCAAATTCGAAAAACTTCATGCTTCCTATCCATAGTAAAACCATGGCTACAGGTGCAAAGTTAAGGTAAGTCAGCTGTTTATGCGAAAGTTTGTCGCGATAAAACAAGAACAGAAAAAGCGGTAATACTGCGAAGTACTTGATGATGCCTTGACCACTTCCGATAATCGGGAAGCCGCCTAAATCGGCCATCCATCGCCCGGAAGATAACAAGGTGAGTAGGGGGATTGCGGTAACCAATGCAGCGAATAGCGTAACCGTTTTTGGTGACACTAGCTTAAATCGTGCAGCAAATGTCATTAAGGCTAGCAGCAATAATGTAATCCCAGTGATAGCACCAAGTGCACTTTCGCTAACCATTGCACCTAACGAATAGAAGTTAAAAGTCGTTATTAGTGCATTAGGGTTTGCACCCAGTAAAAATGTTAGGCCAAGAACAGAGAAGCTGAAAGCTATTAAGGCGGTTACCAGGTTTTCGGTTTGTTGTAGTGTCATAAAGCATCCGTAAATACTGCAAGTTTTGCGAAGTGTATGTAGAGACCTGCCTAGGTATCACTAAAATTTCAATGGTTTGATAATTTATTGGGCATAGCACAGCGCACGAATAAGGATTTATTGAAAAAATAAGAACTTATCTAATAGCCGTGGTCATAAGTATCGCAGGTTTAAAAAAGCGTGGCTTTTGAGTAGTCGTTGTTTAAAAAGTAAAACAAATAGAGGGAAAGAATGAAACAGGCAGGCGTTAAGATACAGCATCGGTTTGGGGCCTGGTTGGCAGTGGGCTTGGGTGCAACTTTAACGGCTTGCGGTGCGCAGCCCCCAGAAGTCATTGAGCAGCCTATAGCAAGTGTTGAAGAAATTGAAAAATTAGAGCAAGTTGTTGATACCTCTTTGCCGTTAGTACAGCAGGCCTATTCCATAAAGTCTGAAAAAGTGTGTGATAAACAGGGGGGGAACTGGAAGAAAGTAGGCCGACAGCAGGCGTATGCTTGTGTTTTACCGGCGAATGATGCTGGCAATGCGTGTAATGACAGCAGCGAGTGCGAAGTAGCCTGTGTCACAGAAAATAATCAGGTGGATGCTGGGCAAAAAGCCAGTGGGGTGTGTTTAGAAACTACCGACCTATTTGGCTGTAGAGCCTATGTGTCTGACGGCGTTGTGGAGCATACCTTGTGTGTTGACTAAGAGGTTGTTTAGCAAACGAACGTTGAATGAAGCGCACGCCATCGGCAATGCGCTTCACAAAAACGCGGGTTAATTAACGTTGGGGAACTCGATTTTGTCCAGTTCGCTCGCCGTTTCATTGCACTCACCTAATAGGTGAAGCCTATCTTCGGTTTGGTGTGTATCTATTTCTAGAAAGCCCGTTTGGCAGTAACCGGTCTCATCCAGTTTTTCATCTAGAGATGTATAAAGTTGCT encodes:
- the argS gene encoding arginine--tRNA ligase translates to MNIHALLVNRFTEALQEMGVENAPVPVSRSARPEFGEYQFNGAMALAKQLKQKPRDIAEKIVDIVKLDDIASKLEVAGPGFINVHLNDDWLSNQCELSLTDPRLGIAKSKEQNIVVDYSSPNLAKEMHVGHLRTTIIGDAVVKVLEFLGHNVIRQNHMGDWGTQFGMLLAHLSDKLQDEVAETALSDLEDFYREAKVRFDEEEGFADRAREYVVKLQGGDAQCLALWEKFIDVSIAHSEEVYDKLNVSLTRKDIMGESAYNEDLANVISDLREKGIAVEDQGAQVVFIPELADKEGNPAVYIVQKSGGGYLYATTDLAAMRYRSGKLNADRTLILTDARQALHFKQTEIVGRKAGFMKEEQTYEHCPFGMMLGSDGKPFKTRTGGTVKLVELLDEAVERAGKLIAERDNDLSEDELKEVARKVGIGAVKYADLSKNRTTDYMFNWDSMLSFEGNTAPYLQYAYTRVKSLFRKAGVDMATMPVGINIAEKQEHALAVLLMQFEEVIGTVSREATPHVLCTYLYDVASAFMSFYEACPMLKDGIEPAVRDSRLALSALVAKTLEQGLTLLGIETLEKM
- a CDS encoding NADPH-dependent FMN reductase, with the translated sequence MTKILAFAGSTRKGSFNQAIMKVAAEGAREAGAEVTVIDLADFQMPLFNEDEEAEFGIPEKAQAFKELLMSHDGFLVASPEYNSSYPALLKNAIDWASRMSEGEKPLQAYRGKVAGIMAASAGGLGGMRVLVVLRMLLENLGTMVLPNQKAIAKVNTLMDEGVITDEKTIKQLKNLGKETAELAGKLAK
- a CDS encoding DUF2891 domain-containing protein yields the protein MFKIKKLVRCTLAFATAFATHNAFASSSPTVEANNKGSAGANQALVANAPTGVPNNNYESVFANLALHCIHQEFPNVVKHMMNNGDDVKAPSQLYPAFYGCLDWHSSVHGHWLLVRMLNTAQDAVDKDLIIKSLNTSFTAENIQGELASLKRENNASFERPYGLAWFLQLTAELRQSSIPEAEVWLDTLLPLEEEIVARVNAWLPKLAYPIRTGEHSQTAFAFGLMLDWAKVADNRDFEALLTSRVKEYYQADKQCPLAYEPSGQDFLSPCLAEADLMRRVMAKKDYSQWLSAFFPDLTAETSSWLAPATVTDKTDGKLAHLDGLNISRAWMIEGIISALSNDDARLPVLKKTLKAHRDAGLNAVFGDMHYMGSHWLGSFASYLETQRGID
- a CDS encoding PLP-dependent cysteine synthase family protein, giving the protein MKSWVSKAINIINADYQRSADTHLIKLEQIAFKDVDIYLKDESTHPTGSLKHRLARSLFLYALCNGKIVEGTTVVEASSGSTAVSEAYFAKMIGVPFVAVMPKSTAQSKIALIERYGGQCHFVDCPTQMHSEATKVAKELNGYFMDQFLYAERATDWRGNNNIAESIFEQMKAEPHPVPHTVVMSAGTGGTSATIGRYIRYKGLSSQLVVVDPEFSVFFDSFKNKDHTLTATRGSRIEGIGRPKVEASFQHDVIDDMIAVPDTASIATMHWLNNTMGIKAGPSTGTNLWGALSIAEQMKQRGEAGSIVTLMCDSGERYSETYYNAGWVERTIGSFDEYTAKLEAIGASA
- a CDS encoding RNA polymerase sigma factor, giving the protein MAHAESADIILAQQGDQQAYERIICRSQNLVSTIALAIVKDVDDSEEIAQQVFVSVWQNLKQLNKPESFLPWLRQTTRYAALNFLRDNRVNDRVDSDEANLLLAQMATANDVQYEELSQEQHKRLVAQFIDQLSEESREIVLLYYREEQSSKQVAQLLNLTESSVRKKLSRARVALKSEMLKHVGSAIYSTAPSIGFSAVVLGLITPSGPVAAAMVSSSLTSIPAGSKAGSSFWLKALSILGGSLIGAFMAVLVIIWSSKTALSNLPDKDSKRTMKRYRNELIAWVLFWGLVITAAYELTLDWVAPVVTYTIFAFGLFMLMVRNMAFLHENAEFNESGKAKRKTTVSEKVLGYACLVLGIGSGFAGVIWGLISNGRLPL
- a CDS encoding alpha/beta fold hydrolase, whose amino-acid sequence is MKRVLHVSKWLLQGLKRTTLVQSTGFWQIFAVFMLILGVVIPTALQAKTITTHSDERITNLGTAIVEQHANNSNKKAIIFIPGLMSNASVYEGITEHFSSQFDVHIVAIKGFGGTPQNGEFDFDKLIKELRDYIAVNTRNKPHVVGHSMGGLIALTLAAEHEEIIGKVVSIDGLPFIGPVFTRSNDTEVSQLEPQAQVFKAMFSAMKPDQLAEQTKRGIFIQATSPDDQARIIEMAKKSHPPTAGNAMYEVMTRDLRQPLKYSETHILMLGASGGFSDDAQYQHAQYLYEQQFVDVKNAEVVMNTEARHFIMYDQPIWLVNQIRSFLEK
- a CDS encoding endonuclease/exonuclease/phosphatase family protein; amino-acid sequence: MKIRALFFVTALLPALCVSPLAYSKEEQMLKVATFNVSMEATNYKALGMKPSDKVLQHVLSTGEHPQVKNIAEIIQRVNPDILMLNEFDYIADKRKGVGAFIKNYLNVSQRGLKPVDYPYTYVATVNTGEPTTFDLDNNGKAEGFGGDAYGFGLYPGQYGMALLSKYPIDVDSIRTFQKFKWHHMPHPQVPIIPDENGNVDSGTPWYDVNEWEALRLSSKSHWDVPINVGDKTVHVLAMHPTPPNFDGNEDRNGKRNFDEIRLMADYLSPDKGTYIYDDTGEKVSLSNNTRFVLVGDFNAADIGDKHREGVIEQLTEHPLVNNDTIPTSAGGAGASGAAFSNRFTAYWGARADYVLPSRYGFDVHDVGVFWPAKTSDLYRLVKDRAASSDHRLVWVSLSLEQDK
- a CDS encoding DUF417 family protein, which encodes MTLQQTENLVTALIAFSFSVLGLTFLLGANPNALITTFNFYSLGAMVSESALGAITGITLLLLALMTFAARFKLVSPKTVTLFAALVTAIPLLTLLSSGRWMADLGGFPIIGSGQGIIKYFAVLPLFLFLFYRDKLSHKQLTYLNFAPVAMVLLWIGSMKFFEFEANAIVGLVETSPFMSWLYDVFSVQGASNVIGGFDVFFALVLGVGIYTKNKPMIITSGIACLSVFLMTQTFLFSVPDTFNSATIVNRLGQFVIKDLWFVANLVVVAYFTIFNSVSDQNRKTQLD